A stretch of DNA from Allomeiothermus silvanus DSM 9946:
TTTCGTCCGTACAAATCGGAGAGCTTGCCGTAGATGGGCACGAACACTGTTGAGGTCACCAAGTAAGCGGTGGTGATCCACACGTAGAGCGAGGCTGCAATCTCGAGGTCACGCTGGATGGCCGGGCCTGCGGTAGCCACGATGGTCTGGTCAAGCGCAGCCAGCAACAGGCCCAGCAATGTACCCAGCAGGGTGAAGAGTCGTTGCTGGGGAGTGAGTAGAGCGGCTTTAGGGGCGGAGTTGGGTGAAGCCATAATCAATTGCCTCCCAAAAAAATACAGAGCATTATTGCCACTGCTGAGCCAGGCGAATGTACAGCGTCTTACCCCAGCCTTGGGGATCTGTTGCAGCACGCGAATCACAGCTCCGTAGGGTGGGTTCGGCCAGCTCCTCGAACACCTCCAGCCTTACCCAGCTTGCCGTGCCTGCTACGTAAACCCGGTGAAGGTGTGCTGTGCCGGATGGATGGCCCCGATGAGCAGTTCATTGGCGCGTGTGAGCCAGCAACCCCTAGGAAGGTAGGAAAACAGCATAGCAACACCCATAAATAGGTACGGGAGGAATGCTCCCGTACCGACACGCCTTAGCTGTGCAAGCCCTTTTTGATGGCCTCGAACTCCTCGAGCGTGATCTCTCCTTTAGCGAAGCGGGTGCGGGCGATCTCCAAAGCGCTGTCGCGGTTCCACCAGGGGCGCCAGCCGTTCTCGTCGTGAACTTCCTTGGCCCGCTCGGATTCGAGCCCGGTCTTGATCCGCTCGTACTCCTCGCGATTGATTTCGCCCCGGGCGAAGCGCTCCCGGAGGGTGTTCATCGCGTCATCCGAGCCTTCCATCCAGTTGCCGAAGCGCCGGTAGCCCATCCCGCGCCAGGGGCCCCGTCCCCACCGGCCCCGGCGGAAGTCCCGCACCATCCAGACGATCAGCCCGATGAACAAGACGAAGAACAGCAAGTTGAAGAGAAAGCCGAAAAAGGCGAAGAACGGGTTGAAGCCGAAACCGTAACCAAACCCATGTGCCATTGCGATGTCCATAACTCCCTTGCTCCTTTCACCGTCCGGAAGGTTTCCGAACGCTCGAGAGTAGGGTAGACCCAAACCCGTGAAGGGAGCGGGATGAGTTTGTGAATGCGGTGTGAACGCCCCAGGTTGGGCGTATACGTGACCATCCGTTACGGCTAATTTGCGTCTTCTGGCCCCACCCGGCTATCGCCGGTAAACGATGCCACCACCGGCTCATTGTTGCTGAAGACAGCTCCCCGAAAGCCAAAAAACCGTACCCCCAAAGCGATTGGGTCTTCCCATCCCGTGAGGAAGACAGGTGGGGATGTGGAGTAGAGCAAGAGCCGACCGAACGCCTAGCCTCCCGAAAAAATAACCCAAGTTGCTACCTATTCAGACGGTGCATGTGGAACAATAAAGGCCACTATGAACTGGACCGTTCTAGTGGCCTATTGCATTATAGACGATCTGCTCAAAGCCCTCGGACACAAGGACGACCCCCAGAGCAAGACCCCCGCCAGCGTCGTCCTCACCATCTGGGTACTGGCCGCCCTCTTCTTCTCCGGTAAGCACAAACATGCCCTGGCCTACTGCAAAGAACACGCCCTGTTCAGTTTTCCAGAAGTCGGTTCTGCCGCCGCCTGCACAGCCTGTCCCACCTGCTCCCCCTGTGCCAATCCTTGTGGCAGCATCTCTCCTCCGTCCAGCACTACGTCCTCGACACCTTCCCCCTCCCGGTTTGTGAGAACATCCGCGCCCCGCGCTGCCGCCTGGCCCCAGGCCTGACCTACCGGGGAGCAAGCGGCTCTACTTTCACGGCCTGAAGCTGCACCTGGTCTGCACCAACCAGCAGTTCATCACCGAGGTGCTGTGCACCCCTGGGTCTGTTGCAAATGTGCAGGGACTGTACCTGATGCCGCTAAACCTGTCGGAGGGAAGCGAGCTGTACGTGGCCGACTACCTGGCGGAGGACGCGTTGCAGATGGGGGAGGGCATTCGGCTACGGGCTGTGCGAAAGAGGAACTCCAGCAAGCCTCGCAGTGGATTGCCCTACAGGGCCGGAGGATCATCGGGTCAGTAGGCTCTGCCCTAACCGAGCTGTTCCCCAAACGCATTCATGCCACGACCCTCAAAGGCTTCGTGCTCAAGGTCTGGGGGTTCATCTTTGCCCACAACTTCAAGCGTCTGGCTAGCGTTTTGTAGGTGGCAACTTGGGTAAAAATAAGAGGACGGGGCAATCCCGTCCTCCTGGCCAGACTCGGGGCTATTTACCGTTGTTTCCCGAAGAATTTCCGCTCGAGGAGTTGTTCTGTCCGCCTGGGTTGCCATCGCCCGGTTGCGCGGGCGGATTCGCTGGGGTCTGGCCGGGCTGCTGGGGTTGGGCCGAGGAGTTGGTCGGGGTGGGGTTGCCCACGCTACTCCAGCGGTAGGAGGAGCGCAACAGGTCGAGGTCTTTCTGATCCACCGCCCCGTCCTCGTTGAAGTCGCCGGGGAGGCCGGTTTTCGGGGTCGGCTGGGGAGCCGGTTGCGCGGGCTGTTGCGGTGGGGTTTGTCCGGGCTGGGTCTGTGCGGCTTGGCCGGTTTCGGCGGGTGGGGTCGCGGTAGCCGGTTGCTGAGCGGGCTGGGCTTGCTCATTGGGTTTGGGTGGGGTCGAAGGAGCCGTGGCCGGGGGTTGGTTTTGCCCCTGATCTTGAGCAGGTGGGGTGGTTCCAGGTTGGGGGTTGGCGGGAGGCGTTTGCGGGGCTGGTGGGGTGGTCGCGGGGGCAGTCTGGGTGGGCGGGTTGGCCGCAGGCGGGGTCGGATTGGTGGGTTGGGGGGCCTGCGTGCTCGGCGTCTGGGGAGCCGCGGGCTGGGCGGCCTTCTTGCCGAAGTTCTGGGCTAGGGTCATAAGGTCGGCGTAGGTGTATGTGCCTTCGCTGGGAATTCGCTCGAAAGAGGGGTTGCCGGGGAAGGGTTTGGCCTCCTTGTCGTAGTAGGCCACCCGGGGCTGGAGCGCCGGGCGCAGGGCCTTGGTGGGGGAGAGGGTCAGGCGCAGCACCTCGAGGTCCCGCTTGGGTTGGGCGAAGACCACGTCTAGGTCGATTACCTCGCGCTCAGGATTATAGCGGGCCACGTAAAAGACCCCCGGCTGGGCTTGCAGGCTCTCCAACACCGGTTTGAAGTCCTTCAATGGAATCTGGGCCTGGAAACCCCGTGACTCGCGGCCCTCGAGCCGAAGCAACAGGATGAAGGGCTGGCTCACCTCGGACTGCGGCTGGACCAGGGTCAGCCTGGGCGGGGGCGGGTCGGAGACGGTGAGGGTCAGGTCCTTGAAGGTCTTGGAGAGGTTGGCATCCTCGATGATGAGCCGGAGCTTGTAACTCCCCTTCTCCTGCGGGATGCCGCTGAGCCCGGTGCGGTTGAAGGTGATGCCTTTGGGGAGCGAGCCCTCGAGCTTGAAGGTGTAAGGCTGCACCCCGCCGTCGGCGGTGAAGGTCGCGTTGTAGGGGTCGCCCACGTAGGCGGGCGGCAAGCTGGTATTGATGTTCAGCGGCTGCTTGGAACCGCCCTGGTCGGTGCCGCAGGCGGCCAATACCAGCAAAAGCCCCAAAAGAAATGCACGCATGGTCTTAACCTAGTTTGCACTCATGAGAGTTAGTTTGGATGAAGGTTCACGATTGGATAGCCTATGCCTGTAAAAACAGGTCCATAACGTGCAGCTTGTTTCACCCCGATCCGCCGCACAACATAGGACGGCTCACGCTTTATAGTGTTGACGATGAGCATTAAACCCGACTGGTGGATACGTGAGCAGGCCAAAAAAGGCATGATTGAACCGTTTGAGGAGCGCTTGGTGCGCGATGGGGTCATCAGCTACGGGCTTTCCAGCTTCGGCTACGATCTGCGGGCCGCTCGTGAGTGGAAGATCTTCGCCAACGTTTTCCACACCATCGCTGATCCTAAGGGCTTAGATCCCAAGAGCTTTGTCGATTATGAGGGGGACGAGGTGATCATCCCACCCAACTCCTTTGTGCTGGCGAGGTCGGTGGAATATATCCGTATGCCTGACGACGTGTTGGCCATCGCCATTGGCAAAAGCACCTATGCCCGGGTGGGCATCGTGGCCAACATCACCCCCCTCGAGCCTGGCTGGGAGGGGCACGTCACGCTCGAGTTCTCCAACACCACCCCCTTGCCCGCCAAGATGTACGCGGGCGAGGGCTGTGTGCAGCTGGTATTCTTCCAGGGCGAGCGCCCCGAGGTGACCTACGCCGACCGCAAGGGCAAGTACCAGGGCCAGCGCGGGATCACCCTGCCCAAGCTCTGATGCGATACGCCGAACTTCAGCCCGGCATGGTCGCGGTCATCGGGCTTCCGCTCGACGAGAACTCCTCGTTTTTGCACGGGGCGGCCCAGGCTCCGGCCAAGATCCGAAAGGTGCTGCTCGATGGCTCGAGCAACCTATGTGCCGAAAGCGGGCTAGACCTCGGCACCCATCCTGGCTGGCGGGATCTGGGGGACGTGCAACTAGGAAGCCCAGAAGCGCCTCTCGCCCAGATCGAATCGGCGGTAGCGGGAGTTCTGGAGCGGGGCGCCAGGCTCCTCTCGCTGGGCGGGGACCACTCCGTCACCTACCCGGTCTTACGGGCTTTCTCCCGGTATTACCCTAACCTCACCGTCCTCCACCTCGACGCCCACCCCGACCTCTACGACGAGCTGGACGGCAACCGCTACTCTCACGCCTGCCCCTTTGCCCGGGTCATGGAGGAAGGCTTGGTGAGGCGGCTGGTTCAGGCTGGGATTCGCACCCTGAACCCCCATCAGCGCCAGCAGGCCCGGCGTTTTGGGGTGGAGGTGCTCGAGATGAAGGACTGGCGGGGGGAGTTGCCCGCCCTGGATGGGCCGCTCTACCTTTCCCTGGACCTGGACGTGCTG
This window harbors:
- a CDS encoding Ig domain-containing protein, coding for MRAFLLGLLLVLAACGTDQGGSKQPLNINTSLPPAYVGDPYNATFTADGGVQPYTFKLEGSLPKGITFNRTGLSGIPQEKGSYKLRLIIEDANLSKTFKDLTLTVSDPPPPRLTLVQPQSEVSQPFILLLRLEGRESRGFQAQIPLKDFKPVLESLQAQPGVFYVARYNPEREVIDLDVVFAQPKRDLEVLRLTLSPTKALRPALQPRVAYYDKEAKPFPGNPSFERIPSEGTYTYADLMTLAQNFGKKAAQPAAPQTPSTQAPQPTNPTPPAANPPTQTAPATTPPAPQTPPANPQPGTTPPAQDQGQNQPPATAPSTPPKPNEQAQPAQQPATATPPAETGQAAQTQPGQTPPQQPAQPAPQPTPKTGLPGDFNEDGAVDQKDLDLLRSSYRWSSVGNPTPTNSSAQPQQPGQTPANPPAQPGDGNPGGQNNSSSGNSSGNNGK
- the dcd gene encoding dCTP deaminase; protein product: MSIKPDWWIREQAKKGMIEPFEERLVRDGVISYGLSSFGYDLRAAREWKIFANVFHTIADPKGLDPKSFVDYEGDEVIIPPNSFVLARSVEYIRMPDDVLAIAIGKSTYARVGIVANITPLEPGWEGHVTLEFSNTTPLPAKMYAGEGCVQLVFFQGERPEVTYADRKGKYQGQRGITLPKL
- a CDS encoding SHOCT domain-containing protein; the encoded protein is MDIAMAHGFGYGFGFNPFFAFFGFLFNLLFFVLFIGLIVWMVRDFRRGRWGRGPWRGMGYRRFGNWMEGSDDAMNTLRERFARGEINREEYERIKTGLESERAKEVHDENGWRPWWNRDSALEIARTRFAKGEITLEEFEAIKKGLHS
- the speB gene encoding agmatinase — translated: MRYAELQPGMVAVIGLPLDENSSFLHGAAQAPAKIRKVLLDGSSNLCAESGLDLGTHPGWRDLGDVQLGSPEAPLAQIESAVAGVLERGARLLSLGGDHSVTYPVLRAFSRYYPNLTVLHLDAHPDLYDELDGNRYSHACPFARVMEEGLVRRLVQAGIRTLNPHQRQQARRFGVEVLEMKDWRGELPALDGPLYLSLDLDVLDPAFAPGVSHHEPGGLSVREVLRILQRLEVPLVGADIVELNPLRDVVDMTAKVAAKFYKELVARMLG